In the Candidatus Deferrimicrobiaceae bacterium genome, ATCCGCCGGCTGCAGTTCTTCGACTACGCCTCCGCGGTGGAGGACCTCGAGCTTGTCCGGAGACAGTATCCCGGCTTCCCGGGGATGGACGGCGTGATGCTCCTCCTCGCAAAGGCCTACGGGGGGCGGCCCGACCCGGCGAGGCAGGCCAGCGTTCTGTCCGAGCTGATCGAGAAGTTCCCGGACTCCCCGCGCGCGAGGGAGGGGAGGTGGATGAACGCCTACGCCCTCCTCGCGCAGGCGAAGTACGCGGAGGCGGACCGGGAGTTCCGGAAGATCCTCTCTCTGGTTTCGGACCGGAGGGAAGCCGCGCGGGCGCGGTGGGGGATGGCGCAGGCGATGGAAGGGGAGGGGAACCTCGAGGGAGCGCTCGCGGTGTACGAGGCGATGCGGGAGGACTGGGAGGACCCCGACTACGTGGCGGAGAAAGTGGAGCGGCTCAGAAAGCGGCTGAGCGCGAAATGACGGTTCCCCCGCGGGCGAAGCGGGAGAGGCAAGGCGGATGACAGCGGAAGGCGGAGAGCGGATCGCGGTGATCGGAGGCGGGTCGTGGGGAACCGCGTTCGCCGCGATGCTTGCGGAACGGCACGGGGAGGTCTCCCTCTGGGTGCGCGAGCCGGAAGTCTGCGCCGCGATCCGTGAGGGGAGGGAGAACCGGGCATTCCTCCCCGGGGTGAAGGTGCCGGAGGGCGTCCACCCGACGACGGACCTGGGGGAGGCGCTTGCCGGGCGGACGATCGTCGCCCTGGCGGTTCCCTCCCCGCACCTGCGGGATGTCGCCGGAAGATGCGGTCCGCACCTTGTCCGTGGGGCGACGGTCGCCTC is a window encoding:
- a CDS encoding tetratricopeptide repeat protein — encoded protein: PACSDPARDRFERAEKAFLEQKMEAALTGYRSIPIDFPQSRYAPTALLRQGDLFGSYYRNFEAAVEAYSSLVFNYPGSSEAPSAVMRRAEIRRLQFFDYASAVEDLELVRRQYPGFPGMDGVMLLLAKAYGGRPDPARQASVLSELIEKFPDSPRAREGRWMNAYALLAQAKYAEADREFRKILSLVSDRREAARARWGMAQAMEGEGNLEGALAVYEAMREDWEDPDYVAEKVERLRKRLSAK